The Desmonostoc muscorum LEGE 12446 genome includes a region encoding these proteins:
- a CDS encoding YtxH domain-containing protein, whose product MSNNRSGTFIGGLMLGATIGALAGLLAAPRTGRETRKILQKSANAIPDLAEDISTSVQIQADRLSASALRNWDETLDRLREAIAAGVDASQRESQVLNRQTSVEDSDSLPQQLERL is encoded by the coding sequence ATGTCTAATAACCGTTCTGGAACATTTATTGGCGGTTTGATGCTGGGAGCCACCATCGGCGCTTTAGCCGGTTTACTTGCTGCTCCACGCACAGGGCGCGAAACGCGTAAAATTTTGCAAAAATCTGCCAATGCTATCCCAGACTTGGCAGAAGATATATCAACAAGTGTGCAAATCCAGGCAGATCGTCTTTCTGCCAGCGCACTACGAAACTGGGATGAAACTTTAGATAGGTTACGGGAAGCGATCGCCGCAGGTGTAGATGCTAGTCAGCGGGAAAGCCAAGTCTTGAACCGGCAAACATCTGTTGAGGACTCAGATTCTCTTCCCCAGCAATTAGAACGCTTATAA
- a CDS encoding DUF948 domain-containing protein, with translation MIEPLFWLGLSLLLVATSLTAVLVAAIPALQELARAARSAEKLFDTLSRELPPTLDAIRVTGLEITDLTDDVSQGVKSASQVAKQVDQSLDTARKQAQNIQVGTRSIVVGVKAAWRNFTRQKPTRRISDRLASNEKPALTLREREVFRQDTHRVKAEAYRPNEGYNDAASWETDFDDED, from the coding sequence GTGATTGAACCCCTGTTTTGGTTGGGACTTTCCTTACTCTTAGTCGCCACAAGCTTGACTGCGGTTTTAGTGGCGGCCATACCGGCTTTGCAGGAGTTAGCACGCGCTGCTCGCAGTGCAGAAAAGCTATTTGACACACTCTCACGAGAATTACCACCGACTCTAGATGCTATCCGCGTCACTGGTTTAGAAATTACTGATTTAACTGATGATGTCAGTCAAGGTGTAAAAAGTGCCAGTCAAGTTGCCAAACAAGTTGACCAAAGCCTTGATACTGCAAGAAAACAGGCTCAGAATATCCAAGTAGGTACACGCAGCATAGTTGTTGGCGTCAAAGCAGCTTGGAGAAACTTCACGCGCCAAAAACCAACAAGAAGAATTAGCGATCGCCTCGCCAGCAATGAAAAACCAGCACTCACGTTGCGAGAACGAGAAGTGTTCAGACAAGACACTCACCGCGTCAAAGCAGAAGCCTATCGCCCCAATGAAGGTTACAACGACGCTGCTAGCTGGGAAACCGATTTTGATGATGAAGATTGA
- a CDS encoding TPM domain-containing protein: MQSCFWRRILVSIAVFFLAGSIWVMHSSPALAYDNPDLLPKTFTPVVDLAKSLPELQEEKLVKDLEQFETDTGWKLRVLTQYDRTPGRAVINYWGLDDKSILLVADSRGGNILSFSVGDAVYELLPRTFWIELQTRFGNLYFVREQGEDQAILQALESVKGCLLKGGCNVVPGLPREQWILTLITSVIGGIICGFAAQPREKGQVFAWQWALIFSPLWGILFIAFGIGPVVTRTSDWLPLVRNISGFLIGVLVAYLSPVFSRPSSSNE; encoded by the coding sequence ATGCAGTCTTGTTTTTGGCGACGAATCCTAGTATCTATTGCAGTATTTTTCCTGGCTGGGTCAATTTGGGTGATGCATTCTTCCCCAGCACTGGCTTATGACAATCCTGACTTACTCCCAAAGACGTTTACCCCAGTTGTAGACTTAGCTAAATCTCTCCCTGAACTACAGGAAGAAAAACTTGTCAAAGATTTAGAGCAGTTTGAAACCGATACGGGCTGGAAATTACGAGTATTGACTCAGTATGACCGCACTCCGGGTCGGGCAGTGATCAATTATTGGGGTTTAGACGATAAAAGTATTTTGCTAGTTGCTGATTCTCGCGGTGGTAACATCCTGAGCTTTAGTGTCGGCGATGCTGTTTATGAACTTTTGCCCCGGACTTTCTGGATAGAACTGCAAACCAGGTTTGGTAATTTGTACTTTGTACGCGAACAAGGCGAAGACCAAGCTATTCTCCAAGCCTTAGAATCTGTCAAAGGCTGTTTACTCAAAGGTGGTTGCAATGTTGTCCCCGGACTACCACGAGAACAGTGGATTCTCACCTTGATTACTTCAGTTATTGGTGGGATAATTTGCGGATTTGCAGCTCAACCCCGTGAAAAAGGACAAGTTTTTGCTTGGCAATGGGCTTTGATTTTCTCTCCTTTGTGGGGAATCTTGTTTATTGCCTTTGGCATCGGTCCAGTAGTGACACGCACAAGCGACTGGTTACCCCTAGTTCGTAATATTTCTGGGTTTCTCATCGGGGTCTTAGTTGCCTATCTATCTCCTGTTTTCAGCAGGCCTTCTTCCAGTAATGAGTAA
- a CDS encoding precorrin-8X methylmutase — MEWHVTDAQSLAIIDSEIGDHVFSPAEYEIVRRVIYATADFEYKSLIRFSERALQAGAAALAARTTIVVDVPMVQVGIAYDIQNTFANPVYCSMEALTRPQKEKTRAAWGIETLAKRYPEGIFVVGQAQTALTALVDLIEAEEIRPALIIATPVRFVSIDEAKGRLQDSLVPHITIESRKGNAVVAAAIVDGLVDLAWQAYGQDANRGS, encoded by the coding sequence ATGGAATGGCACGTAACTGATGCTCAAAGTTTAGCAATCATTGATAGTGAAATTGGCGATCATGTTTTTTCACCAGCAGAGTATGAAATTGTGCGTCGCGTAATCTACGCCACGGCTGACTTTGAGTATAAGTCTTTGATTCGCTTCTCTGAACGTGCCTTGCAAGCTGGAGCAGCAGCATTAGCTGCGCGTACCACCATTGTGGTAGATGTACCGATGGTACAAGTAGGTATTGCCTACGACATTCAAAATACTTTCGCCAATCCAGTGTATTGCAGCATGGAAGCTTTGACGCGTCCTCAAAAAGAAAAAACGCGGGCTGCATGGGGTATAGAAACCCTCGCAAAGCGTTATCCAGAAGGTATTTTTGTGGTGGGTCAGGCGCAAACAGCATTAACAGCACTGGTGGATTTAATTGAAGCTGAGGAAATTAGACCAGCTTTAATAATTGCGACTCCGGTCAGATTCGTAAGTATTGATGAAGCTAAGGGGCGTTTACAAGACTCTTTAGTTCCTCACATTACAATAGAAAGTCGCAAAGGTAATGCAGTTGTAGCAGCTGCGATCGTTGATGGATTGGTAGATTTGGCTTGGCAAGCCTATGGACAAGATGCCAATAGAGGAAGCTAG
- a CDS encoding right-handed parallel beta-helix repeat-containing protein, which produces MVAESLSLSAYIAIPVVLSLLLEGQNIKVPVVKNVRQVSTEQKTIAPSRQLISTKRAAKTYYVSGSGNDNNNGLSTSSAFRTIQKAANLTNPGDTVLIMNGVYKNEGKAGAVVNIKRSGTPNAWIKFKAYPGHFPKIQHNTWNGILISNKASYIEINGLEVMGNNANVTLDYAISEKTNKLNPLTNGNCIFVDGRTNGHTHHIRILNNKVHGCGGTGIAVIQSDYVTVDNNVVFDNAWYGIYGSSGISMLTNWNFDNYRGYKMFVRNNKTYNNRQYIPWIRTGTISDGNGIIIDSTRNQETPKLGPYKGRTLVKNNLTFHNGGSGIHAFYSDHVDILNNTAFLNNQSPEIKGGQIFAHTSTDVKILNNILYAFPGKNVNSNTKNSNVIYDYNIYLNTSSVSFKGPHDIVADAEFIREHPTLKKIAGDWKSRLYKQSRSLPNSIEIELGSFVCQPVTYSLKGKLIKVGCSR; this is translated from the coding sequence GTGGTAGCTGAGAGTTTGAGTTTAAGTGCATATATTGCAATACCTGTAGTTTTAAGTCTTTTGCTTGAGGGACAAAACATAAAAGTACCTGTAGTTAAAAATGTTCGTCAGGTATCTACTGAACAGAAAACAATAGCACCCAGCCGCCAATTAATCAGCACTAAGCGGGCTGCAAAAACATACTATGTTAGTGGTAGTGGCAACGACAACAATAATGGACTCTCTACTTCATCTGCCTTTAGGACAATTCAAAAGGCAGCAAATCTGACTAATCCTGGTGACACAGTATTGATTATGAATGGAGTATACAAAAATGAAGGTAAAGCCGGGGCTGTAGTAAATATTAAACGTTCTGGAACTCCAAATGCATGGATTAAATTTAAAGCATATCCTGGACATTTCCCAAAAATTCAGCACAATACGTGGAATGGTATCTTGATTTCAAACAAAGCTTCATATATCGAGATCAACGGTCTTGAGGTAATGGGAAATAATGCCAATGTAACCCTTGATTATGCAATCAGTGAGAAAACTAACAAACTAAATCCCCTAACGAATGGAAACTGCATCTTCGTGGATGGACGAACAAATGGTCATACTCACCATATACGTATTCTCAATAATAAGGTACATGGATGCGGAGGCACAGGCATTGCAGTTATTCAATCTGACTATGTGACAGTTGATAATAATGTGGTGTTTGATAATGCTTGGTACGGCATCTATGGTTCCAGCGGTATTTCGATGTTGACTAATTGGAACTTTGATAATTACCGTGGATATAAAATGTTCGTTAGGAACAATAAGACCTATAACAATCGGCAGTATATTCCTTGGATTAGAACCGGAACCATCTCGGACGGAAATGGCATTATTATTGATAGTACACGCAATCAGGAAACCCCAAAATTAGGTCCATATAAAGGGCGTACTTTAGTTAAAAACAATCTGACATTTCATAATGGTGGTTCAGGCATTCACGCATTTTATAGCGATCATGTTGATATTTTAAATAACACAGCTTTTTTAAATAATCAGAGTCCAGAAATTAAAGGTGGGCAAATATTTGCTCATACATCAACTGATGTCAAAATTTTGAATAACATTCTTTATGCTTTTCCTGGCAAAAATGTTAACAGTAATACGAAAAATAGTAATGTTATTTATGATTATAATATATACCTAAATACTTCTTCTGTAAGTTTTAAAGGTCCTCATGATATTGTTGCAGATGCAGAGTTTATCAGGGAACATCCCACGTTGAAAAAAATAGCTGGTGATTGGAAATCACGGCTATATAAACAAAGTCGATCTCTACCGAATTCCATAGAAATTGAGTTGGGAAGTTTTGTTTGTCAACCAGTGACTTATAGTCTCAAAGGAAAACTCATCAAGGTCGGATGTTCGCGTTAG
- a CDS encoding phosphate ABC transporter permease, whose protein sequence is MLVPLTRQKFEQIVPLIATGLQYKYYWGKFANFLQRLLISVVSLVVILLVKALFRLEFGSIIFVLGVVSAFFWLWYPVFQASMRNVQCRRYKYSGFFRGRILDWWITDQLVGKQETVNSKGELVIVENREKRINLEVGDDTGFSIEFDAPLRPSHKAIARGQIAEMVVMSNRPDLSSIEEFSDIYIPSRELWVSDYPCLRRDFFNEVGRRLREDQEERRPRRRRRRVEE, encoded by the coding sequence ATGTTAGTACCACTGACTCGCCAGAAATTTGAACAAATTGTCCCCTTAATTGCCACTGGTCTTCAGTACAAGTACTACTGGGGAAAGTTTGCAAATTTTTTGCAACGCCTGTTAATTTCTGTAGTTTCGTTAGTTGTAATTCTGCTTGTGAAAGCCTTGTTCAGGCTGGAGTTTGGTTCAATAATATTTGTGCTGGGGGTAGTTAGCGCTTTTTTTTGGCTATGGTATCCGGTGTTTCAAGCAAGTATGCGGAATGTACAATGCCGCCGTTACAAATACAGCGGCTTTTTTCGTGGCCGAATCTTGGATTGGTGGATTACAGACCAGTTAGTTGGGAAACAGGAAACCGTCAATAGCAAAGGTGAATTGGTAATTGTAGAAAACCGAGAAAAACGGATTAATTTAGAGGTTGGTGATGACACAGGATTTAGTATTGAATTTGACGCGCCCCTACGTCCTAGCCACAAAGCGATCGCTCGTGGTCAAATTGCAGAAATGGTAGTGATGTCAAATCGCCCAGATTTAAGCAGCATTGAAGAATTCAGTGATATATACATTCCCAGTCGTGAACTATGGGTTAGTGATTACCCTTGCTTGCGGCGCGATTTCTTTAACGAAGTCGGCCGTCGCTTGCGTGAAGATCAAGAGGAAAGAAGGCCGCGTCGGCGTCGGCGTAGAGTAGAGGAGTGA
- the dapB gene encoding 4-hydroxy-tetrahydrodipicolinate reductase — protein sequence MTNQALIPVIVNGAAGKMGREVVKAVAQAPDLNLVGAIDSSPEHQDKDAGELAGLSEPLEVPITNQLEPMLGYVAGDRQGPPGVIVDFTHPDSVYDNIRSAIAYGIRPVVGTTGLSPEQIQDLADFADKASTGCLIIPNFSIGMVLLQQAAVAASQYFDHVEIIELHHNQKADAPSGTAIQTAQLLGELGKTFNPALVEETEKLPGARGSQAEEGIRIHSVRLPGLVAHQEVIFGAPGQIYTLRHDTSDRACYMPGVLLAIRKVLALKSLVYGLEKIL from the coding sequence ATGACGAATCAAGCTCTTATCCCGGTTATTGTCAACGGTGCTGCTGGTAAAATGGGTCGTGAAGTAGTTAAGGCGGTGGCGCAAGCACCCGATTTGAACCTAGTGGGTGCAATTGACAGCAGTCCGGAACATCAAGATAAAGATGCTGGAGAATTGGCGGGTTTAAGCGAGCCTTTGGAAGTGCCGATTACTAATCAATTAGAACCGATGTTGGGTTATGTGGCTGGAGATAGACAAGGACCCCCAGGGGTGATTGTAGACTTTACCCATCCGGATTCAGTTTATGACAATATTCGTAGTGCGATCGCCTATGGTATTCGTCCTGTAGTTGGCACCACTGGATTAAGTCCAGAACAAATTCAAGATTTAGCAGACTTTGCTGATAAAGCTAGCACTGGTTGTCTAATTATTCCTAACTTTTCCATTGGTATGGTGCTGCTGCAACAAGCCGCAGTCGCCGCCTCTCAATATTTTGACCACGTAGAAATTATCGAACTGCATCACAACCAAAAAGCTGATGCTCCCAGCGGTACTGCCATTCAAACGGCGCAGTTATTAGGAGAATTAGGTAAAACTTTTAACCCTGCGTTAGTGGAAGAAACTGAGAAATTACCAGGAGCTAGGGGCAGCCAAGCAGAGGAAGGCATTAGAATTCATAGTGTACGCTTGCCGGGATTGGTTGCCCATCAGGAGGTCATTTTTGGCGCACCGGGACAGATTTATACTTTACGACATGATACGAGCGATCGCGCTTGCTATATGCCAGGAGTCCTATTAGCCATTCGCAAAGTCTTAGCGCTAAAGTCGTTAGTATATGGATTAGAAAAAATACTTTAA
- the psbP gene encoding photosystem II reaction center PsbP, which yields MWKRIVLILLLVLSFSLSNSDVAVAGGLKSFVDTNDGYQFLYPNGWLQVKVANGPDVVFHDLIEVTENVSVVISPVPENKTLAELGTPTEVGYKLGKAALAPANSGRSAELINAAQQEVDGKTYYLLEYEVKLPNQQQRHNIASVAVSRGKLFTFNASISEKRWPKIKQTIDEVVNSFSVY from the coding sequence ATGTGGAAACGAATTGTATTAATTTTACTATTGGTGTTGAGCTTCAGCCTGAGTAATTCTGATGTAGCAGTTGCAGGTGGACTCAAAAGCTTTGTAGACACCAATGATGGCTATCAGTTTTTATATCCTAATGGCTGGCTGCAAGTTAAAGTTGCCAACGGCCCAGATGTGGTTTTTCACGATTTAATCGAGGTAACCGAAAATGTTTCTGTAGTGATTAGCCCGGTTCCAGAAAATAAAACCTTAGCAGAATTGGGAACTCCAACAGAAGTAGGATATAAACTGGGAAAAGCAGCTCTAGCGCCTGCTAATTCTGGTCGTTCAGCTGAATTAATTAATGCCGCGCAGCAAGAAGTAGACGGTAAAACGTACTACCTTTTAGAGTATGAAGTTAAACTCCCCAATCAACAGCAACGACACAACATCGCCAGCGTCGCTGTTAGCCGTGGTAAACTTTTTACTTTCAACGCCTCAATTTCTGAAAAACGCTGGCCAAAAATTAAACAAACAATTGATGAAGTTGTAAATTCTTTTTCTGTTTATTAA
- a CDS encoding Maf family protein, whose translation MSIPPFVLASASPARRRLLQTVGIEPIVRASDFDESQIQLSEPEQLVKTLAQYKAETVAPQFESALIMGCDSVLSVNNEIHGKPVDASEAIARWQIMQGSFGDLYTGHALIDLDQNRTIVKSQVTRVYFAPMSDKAIKAYVATGEPLKCAGAFALEGFGSLFVEKIEGCHSNVIGLSLPLLRQMLAELGYDVTDFWQ comes from the coding sequence ATGAGCATTCCACCTTTTGTACTGGCCTCAGCTTCTCCAGCGCGGCGGCGCTTGCTGCAAACTGTTGGTATTGAACCGATAGTTCGAGCTAGTGACTTTGATGAGTCACAAATCCAATTAAGTGAACCTGAACAATTGGTCAAAACTCTTGCCCAGTACAAAGCGGAAACTGTAGCCCCACAGTTTGAATCAGCTTTGATTATGGGTTGTGATTCGGTTTTGTCTGTCAATAATGAGATTCATGGCAAACCAGTAGACGCTAGTGAAGCGATCGCCCGTTGGCAGATAATGCAAGGTAGCTTTGGTGACTTATACACAGGTCACGCCTTGATTGACTTAGACCAAAACCGCACTATAGTCAAGTCTCAAGTTACAAGAGTTTACTTCGCTCCAATGAGCGACAAAGCAATTAAAGCTTATGTTGCCACAGGTGAACCCCTCAAGTGTGCTGGTGCCTTTGCCCTTGAAGGCTTTGGTAGTTTGTTCGTCGAAAAAATTGAAGGCTGTCACAGCAATGTAATTGGACTGAGTTTACCTCTGCTGCGGCAGATGTTAGCAGAACTGGGATACGATGTTACGGATTTTTGGCAATAG
- a CDS encoding phycocyanobilin:ferredoxin oxidoreductase: MSFTSMPSLREQQHPLIRQLADCIEAAWHQHLDLSPYHLPAELGYVEGRLEGEKLTIENRCYQTPQFRKMHLELAKIGNMLDILHCVMFPRPEYNLPMFGCDLVGGRGQISAAIADLSPIHLERTLPESYTAELTQLTVLNFSQPRELPEWGNIFSDYCIFVRPSSPEEETMFLSRVQDFLEIHCTQAIASHPVSLEQVTQNLAGQHNYCTKQQQNDKTRRVLEKAFGPAWAEHYMTTVLFDLPQEISK; encoded by the coding sequence ATGTCATTTACTTCTATGCCCTCGCTGCGTGAGCAACAACATCCCCTAATTCGTCAGCTAGCTGATTGCATTGAGGCAGCTTGGCATCAGCATCTGGATCTATCGCCCTACCATTTGCCTGCTGAGTTGGGGTATGTGGAAGGTAGACTAGAAGGGGAAAAACTGACCATTGAAAACCGTTGCTATCAAACGCCTCAGTTCCGGAAAATGCACTTGGAACTAGCAAAAATCGGAAATATGCTCGATATTTTGCATTGCGTCATGTTTCCCCGTCCAGAATACAACCTGCCGATGTTTGGTTGTGATTTAGTGGGGGGTAGAGGTCAAATTAGCGCGGCGATCGCAGATCTTTCTCCCATACACTTAGAACGTACCTTACCAGAATCTTATACTGCTGAACTCACACAGTTAACAGTGCTGAACTTTTCCCAACCGCGCGAATTACCTGAATGGGGAAATATTTTTTCAGATTATTGCATCTTTGTGCGCCCCAGTTCCCCAGAAGAAGAAACAATGTTTCTCTCTCGTGTCCAAGACTTTTTAGAAATTCATTGTACCCAAGCGATCGCCTCACATCCTGTTTCACTCGAACAAGTCACACAAAATCTCGCCGGACAACACAACTACTGCACTAAACAGCAACAAAACGACAAAACCCGCCGCGTACTCGAAAAAGCCTTTGGCCCAGCTTGGGCAGAACATTACATGACCACAGTTCTATTCGACCTTCCACAAGAGATTTCCAAATAA